The following proteins are co-located in the Dyadobacter chenwenxiniae genome:
- the ruvB gene encoding Holliday junction branch migration DNA helicase RuvB, giving the protein MRQDYLSGDKENLSNTEKEIERALRPLTFEDFTGQEKILENLKIFVQAARQRGDALDHVLLHGPPGLGKTTLSNIVANELGAGIKITSGPVLDKPSDLAGLLTNLQEHDVLFIDEIHRLNPIVEEYLYSAMEDYKIDIMLDSGPNARSIQIGLNPFTLIGATTRAGMLTSPLRARFGINARLEYYDAQLLSTILKRSAAILGTPLEEDAAFEIARRSRGTPRIANNLLRRTRDFAQVKGNGKVTVEIAEIALLALDVDQNGLDEMDNRILSTIIQKFKGGPVGLSTIATACGEEAETIEEVYEPFLIKEGYMKRTSRGREVTEKAYKHLGILPTYRSGELF; this is encoded by the coding sequence ATGCGTCAGGATTATTTGTCCGGAGATAAAGAAAATCTTTCCAATACAGAAAAAGAAATCGAGCGGGCCCTGCGTCCGCTCACTTTTGAGGATTTCACGGGTCAGGAAAAGATTCTGGAAAACCTTAAAATCTTCGTTCAGGCTGCCCGTCAACGCGGTGATGCGCTGGACCACGTCTTGTTGCACGGCCCTCCGGGTTTAGGAAAAACAACATTATCCAACATTGTGGCCAATGAATTAGGAGCAGGAATCAAGATCACTTCCGGCCCTGTTCTGGACAAGCCGAGCGATCTGGCCGGCTTGCTGACCAACTTGCAGGAACATGACGTTTTGTTCATCGACGAAATCCACCGGCTGAATCCCATTGTTGAAGAATATCTCTACTCCGCAATGGAGGATTACAAAATCGACATTATGCTGGACAGCGGCCCTAATGCCCGCAGTATTCAAATAGGATTAAATCCATTTACATTAATCGGCGCAACAACGCGCGCAGGAATGCTGACGTCGCCTTTGCGGGCGAGATTCGGCATCAATGCACGTCTGGAATATTATGATGCGCAGTTATTATCAACCATTCTAAAACGCTCGGCAGCGATTTTGGGGACGCCTCTGGAAGAAGACGCAGCATTTGAAATCGCCCGCCGTAGCCGTGGAACACCGCGTATCGCAAACAATCTCTTGCGCCGGACGCGTGATTTTGCACAAGTGAAGGGCAATGGAAAAGTAACTGTCGAAATCGCTGAAATCGCATTGCTTGCATTGGATGTGGATCAGAACGGACTCGATGAAATGGACAATCGTATATTGTCAACAATCATTCAGAAATTCAAAGGCGGACCAGTGGGACTTTCGACCATAGCGACGGCTTGTGGCGAAGAAGCAGAGACGATCGAAGAAGTTTACGAGCCCTTCCTGATTAAGGAAGGATATATGAAGCGCACCTCGCGCGGTCGGGAGGTTACCGAAAAGGCTTACAAGCACTTAGGGATTCTACCCACGTATCGCTCAGGAGAACTTTTTTAG